DNA from Streptococcus parasuis:
TCAAAAGATTTGAAGAAACGAGGTTTCAAGTTTGTAGGGCCTGTCTGTATTTACTCCTATTTGCAGGCCGCAGGTCTTTTAAATGACCATGAAGAAACCTGTGAAACTGGAAAGAAATTACGAATTAATTAGATGAGCGAGCAATCGTATCTTAGTTAGGGAGGAACATGAAAGCAGAATTAATTGCTGTTGGAACAGAAATATTGACAGGTCAAATTGTGAATACGAATGCTCAATTCTTGTCAGAAAAATGTGCAGAGCTAGGTATTGATGTATACTTCCACACTGCTGTAGGTGATAATGAACAGCGACTATTGTCTGTACTTGAAATTGCAAGTAAACGGAGTGATATGGTCATTTTATGTGGTGGTTTAGGTCCAACTGAAGACGACTTGACTAAGCAAACTTTAGCAACATTTTTGCAAAAGGAGTTGGTTGTTGACGAACTAGCGATGGCAAAATTAGACCGTTTCTTTGCCAGTCGACCAGGTCGAGTTCGCACACCTAATAATGAGCGTCAAGCACAGATTGTGGAGGGAAGTCAGGCGCTACAGAACCCAGCTGGTTTAGCTGTTGGTGGTATGCTTGAGCAAGATGGTGTGACCTATATTGTTTTGCCCGGACCACCAAGTGAACTCAAGGCTATGTTTTCTGAGAGTCTGTTACCTTTTTTGACTCAATCTCAGCAGCAACTTTACTCGCGTGTCCTACGCTTTTTTGGCATTGGCGAAAGCCAGTTGGTAACTGTTTTGGCTGACTTGATTGACAAGCAGACAGACCCGACTCTTGCGCCTTATGCAAAAGTTGGAGAGGTGACGCTTCGTTTATCTACGAAGGCAGATAGTCAGGAAGAAGCGAACGTGCGTTTGAATCAGTTGGAAGAAGAGATATTGCAACGTGACCATTTGAGAGATTTTTTCTATGCATATGGGGATGATAATAGTTTGGTTAAAACCGTAGCGACTCTTTTAGAGGAAGAGAAACAATCTTTGGGCATCCTAGAGCATGGAACAGGTGGTTTATTACAAGCAGAATTGAGTCTGGCTTTGGCTGGTCAGCCGTATTATAGCGGAGGAAAAATCATCGGTCAGCTAGGGACAGAATCGGGCGGGTTATCAGAAGAAGCAAGTCGTATTCGGGAGGAACTACAAGCTGATTTAGGGCTAGTAGTGTCGGTGGCAGTCGAGCCAGAATCAACAATAGACAACGTACTTGCTAGAGTATATCTAGCCTTGGCCAGTACCTCGGGGATTTCCAAAAAAGAGGTAGATTTAGGAGGTTATTCATGGCAATACCTTCGACAACTTGCTTGTTTACAGGCGTTAGATTTTGTACGAAACACTTTGTGAAATAGCAGATATTTGCTATAATAGTTTGACTAAGAAAAGAGGAGAAAATCATTGGCTAAGAAACCAGGAAAAAAACTAGAAGATATTACAAAAAAATTTGGAGATGAACGTAAAAAAGCGCTGGATGATGCACTAAAATCTATTGAAAAAGATTTTGGTAAGGGAGCTGTCATGCGTCTCGGTGAACGTGCAGAGCAAAAGGTTCAAGTTATGAGCTCAGGTAGTCTGTCTATTGATATTGCGCTTGGGGCAGGTGGTTATCCCAAAGGGCGTATCATTGAAATTTATGGTCCAGAAAGTTCAGGTAAGACAACAGTTGCTCTTCATGCTGTGGCTCAAGCACAGAAAGAAGGTGGAATTGCAGCCTTTATTGATGCAGAACATGCTTTGGATCCAGCCTATGCAGCAGCCCTAGGGGTAAATATTGATGAATTACTTTTGTCGCAACCAGACTCAGGGGAACAAGGTCTTGAGATTGCAGGTAAGTTGATTGACTCTGGCGCGGTTGACTTAGTTGTCGTTGACTCTGTAGCAGCTCTTGTACCTCGTGCAGAAATTGATGGTGATATTGGTGATAGTCACGTAGGTTTGCAAGCACGCATGATGAGTCAGGCTATGCGTAAGCTGTCAGCTTCTATCAACAAGACCAAGACAATTGCTATCTTTATCAACCAGTTACGTGAAAAAGTTGGGGTGATGTTTGGTAACCCTGAAACAACACCTGGTGGACGTGCTCTTAAGTTCTATGCATCTGTTCGTATGGATGTCCGCGGAAATACGCAGATCAAAGGTACTGGCGATCAAAAAGATCAAAACGTTGGTAAGGAAACCAAGGTCAAGATTGTGAAGAATAAGGTAGCTCCTCCGTTTAAGGAAGCTGTCGTTGAAATCATGTATGGAGAGGGAATTTCTCGCACAGGTGAATTAATCGAGATCGGTAGCAACCTTGGTATTATTCAAAAAGCAGGTGCCTGGTATTCTTATAATGGAGAAAAAATCGGACAAGGCTCTGAAAATGCTAAGAAATTCTTGGCAGACAATCCAGCAATCTTTGATGAAATCGACCGTAAGATTCGTATTCACTATGGTTTGATTGAAGCGGATGAAGAACAAGAAGTAGTGGAAGCAGAAGAAAAGACGATTGCTGTTGAAGATATACAAGATGTTGTACTTGATCTAGATGGTGGCATTGAGTTAGAAGATTAGGATGTTGAAATGGGAGGGAAAGATTTCTCCCTTTTCTCTTTTTTAGGAGAATAACCACGAAAGAAACGTATATTTTGAGGAATTTTAATTGGGATTTTCCGAATTTTCGCCAATAAATTTTGAGTTTTTCTAAAAAATAGGTCTACAGACTGAGTATTTATATGGTATAATGTAATATAATGTGCTTAATAAAATGTAGCAAAGGAGTGACTACATGATAAAAATTTATACAGTATCTAGTTGTACCTCTTGTAAAAAAGCAAAGAATTGGTTGAATGCACATCAACTATCCTATAATGAACACAATTTGGGAAAAGAGGCAATTACAAAAGAAGAAATTCTTAACATCTTAACAAAGACTGAAAATGGGATTGCAAGCATTGTTTCATCGAAAAATCGTTATGCAAAAAGTTTAGATTTTGATATTGAGGAGTTAAGTGTGAACGAAGTAATCGATTTGATTACCTCTAATCCTCGCATTTTAAAAAGTCCAATATTAATTGATGAGAAAAGACTCCAAGTTGGCTATAAGGAAGATGATATCCGTGCATTTTTACCTCGTTCTGTAAGAAATGTTGAGAATGCACAGGCCCGCATGAGAGCAGCTTTATAAATTGTGTTGAGAGAGCTCTAAAATACAGGGTTCTCTTCGTTTATTTATTTGAGAAAAATGTCCAAATATGGTATAATGACTAGACCATAAAATGAAAGAAGGTGTAAGTATGGGATTCACGGAAGAAACTGTTCGTTTTCGTCTAGATGATACCGATAAGCAGGAAATCAGCAAAACATTGATTAGTGTTTATCGTTCTTTGGAAGAGAAGGGCTACAATCCAATTAACCAAATCATCGGTTATGTATTGAGCGGGGACCCTGCTTATATTCCGCGTTATAATGACGCGCGTAACCAGATTCGTAAGCATGAACGTGATGAAATCATTGAAGAATTGGTACGCTATTACCTGAAAGGGAATGGGATAGACCTTTAATGAGAATAATGGGATTAGATGTTGGTTCTAAAACTGTAGGGGTCGCTATTTCAGATCCATTAGGTTTTACAGCTCAAGGTTTGGAAATCATTCCGATTGATGAAGACAAGGGTGAATTTGGCTTGGAACGATTGACAGAGCTTGTTGAACAATACAAGGTTGATAAGTTCGTTGTTGGCTTACCAAAGAATATGAACAATACAAGTGGCCCTCGAGTAGAAGCTAGTCAAGCTTACGGTGATTTATTAACCGAGCGATACAAACTTCCGGTAGATTATCAGGACGAACGGTTGACAACTGTTGCAGCAGAGCGAATGCTAATTGAACAAGCAGACATTAGTCGAGGAAAACGTAAAAAAGTTATTGACAAATTAGCAGCTCAGCTGATTTTGCAAAATTATTTAGATAGAACATTTTAAAGGAGACACCTATGGCACACCATCACGATCATGAACATGACCATAATCACGACGAACCTGAATTGATTACTTTAGTAGACGATCAAGGTAATGAAACACTTTTTGAAATCTTGTTGACAATTGATGGTCAGGAAGAATTTGGAAAGAACTACGTCCTCCTGATTCCTGCTAGTGCAGAAGAGGATGAGAACGGAGAAGTTGAAATCCAAGCCTACTCATACATTGAAAATGAGAACGGCACAGAAGGCGATTTGCAACCTATCCCAGAAGACGCAACAGCAGAATGGGATATGATTGAAGAAGTTTTCAACAGCTTTATGGAAGAGGAATAAAAAGGTCCAGTGGACCTTTTTATCATGAGCCTGAAAACAATAGAGCGAATTAAGGTCCAGTGGAGTGAAACAGTCTGGGGATAGACTGTTTCAGCCCGAGCTAAGAAACAGTAAGGCGAGGCATGCATCATGAGCCTGAAAACAAGAAAGCGAATTAAGGTCCAGTGAAGTGGAACAGTCTGGGAAGAGACTGTTCCAGCCAGAAATCGGAAATAGAAGAGTGAAGTTTTTTGGTTGGTTTAATCGAGGATTCTACTCTGAAGAACTAGACCCTCCTTCTGGAAAACGATTGTACTAGGAAGTTTTGTTGAGCTGGAGAATGAGATGAGTGGAGAACTGGAAAAGTATTTGAGAGCAAACTCAGATATCATTAGGATTTTGGAAATCGTTAGGGAACTTGATTTAAAAGATTCTTGGCTATGTGCTGGGACGATTCGTAATTTCATCTGGAATCAATACCATTTTGATAGGACAACTGATGTTGATATTGTATTCTTTGACGAAGGAATATCCTATGAAAAAACTTTAGAAATAGAAAACTATTTGCATTATATGTATCCAGAATATAAATGGGAATTAAAAAATCAGGTCTTTATGCATATTCACAGTCCGAACAGTCTTCCTTACCAGTCATCAAAAGATGCAATTGAAAAATTTCCAGAAAGATGTACAGCTGTTGGTGTACGACTGCTAAAAGAGGGAAACATGGAGCTGTTTGCCCCATTTGGACTGGAGGATATCTATCAATATAGAGTACGGCCTACCCCTCATTTTTTAGCGGACAAAAACCGTATGCAGTTGTATAAAACGAGAGCTTCTAAGAAGAACTGGGATCACAAATGGCCGCAAATAATCATTTCATTTGAAGAATAGCTAAATAGAGATAAGTTCTATTTGGCCTTTTTTATTTATCCAAATGTATATTCGCGTTGCTTGAATGATGAGAGCAAAATGACCACATTCTAAAAAGAGGACAAAAATGTCATGTAAAGTATTGCTTGTTTTCGATAAACTATAGCCAACGAATTAAGAAAAAACTAAGAGGTTAATAGTTTATGAAATTTGAACAAACTTATGCAAAGGTTAGTGGTATTGTACATAAGGCTCGTCAAGAATTTTATATCAAGTTATGGGAAAAGTCAGACTGGGATCAAGAAGGAATGATGGTATTATATGAATTATTAGAAAAACAACCCCAGCTATATGATGATAAAGAAAAATTATATGTATATTTTAAAGTAAAATTTAGAAATCATATAAAGGATGTTATACGCAAGCAAGAAAGTTACAAAAGAAAATTTGACAGAATGGCACATGAAGACATCCATGACCTATCCCATGTTGTGAAATCACCTGGACTGGTTAACGATGAATTTATTCTTCTGCAAGATATGTTACAGTCTTATCGGCAACAGTTAAATTCAGAACAACTAGAGCAATACGAAAAATTGATGGCAGGGCAGAGTTTTAGTGGCCGAAAACAAATGATTCGTGATTTGCAAGACTATTTAGCAGATTTTAAATAAGGTAGGTCAAGACTGGATAATATGCATTTTTTCTATCAACTTAGGACGTGTAAAATACCATGATAGGTGTCTATGACAGTTTCTCCATTGAATAGTAAAAATGAACAAGAAGTCCTCACTAAGTGAAGAATCTTAGCAAGGGCTTTTGGTTTACGACTTATTGATTTTAATAATCAAAGACAAAACGGATGCGCTCTACTGACGAGCTCTCCCAAAAGCACAGCCTTCGATTGCTAAAAGAAACAAGGTGATTCATCTAAATTAATTACATATTTACTTTGAATGAAGCAATATCGATTCTTTGTGACTGAATTTTTGTTTTTTACGCAAGGAACCACCTGCCCCTTCGGACAGGTGGTTTCCCACATATCAACCAATCCTCCCTGTAGGGATCGAACCTACGACCCACGGATTAAGAGTCCGCTGCTCTGCCAGCTGAGCTAAGGAAGGATAAAAAATAAAAATGCTGTATTGGTACCGGTTATCCATGATTTGTATTGATCCCGCACGCTAGAAGCAGGTGGGTGACGCGTTTCTGACTTAGTTGCTTCTGGGTGCGCCAGCTTGCATACTGTCAGAGGATCTTTGTCTCCCTAATAATACAAAAATAGTCGGTCAACACATAGGTATGAATTCGTATACCACAGCAGTTCTTATCTATAATCTAATCTTACCACTTTTTTTAGAAAAATCAAGAGAAAAAATTAAAAAATGTAAGCGTTACCAACACGTTATTGGTTAAAAACCTTGTGTTATCAAGGTTTTATCTATTATTTTTTTTCAAATTTTTTATCTTTTCTTGGGTCATACCCAAGGCACGCTCGTATTTACCGGTGTCATTGGCGGTAAAGTAGTCCGCATGAAGTAACTTATCGGGCAAGTATTGCTGGTCCACCCATTTTTCAGGATAGGCATGCGGATACTGGTAGCCAATAGCATTTCCCAGCTCCTTACTACCGGCATAGTGACCGTCCCGAAGATGATTTGGAATGGGCAGATGGCCGTTTTTCCGCAAATCAGCCAGAGCTGCATCCATAGCCTGATAGGCAGAATTAGACTTGGGCGAGAGAGCCAAATCAATGACCACATTGGCAATCAAAATCCGTGCTTCTGGGAAGCCGATTTTTTGGGCGGCTTCAAGGGCAGTCACTGTATGAATCTGTGCCTCTGGATTGGCCAAGCCAATGTCTTCATAGGCAATGACCGTCAAGCGACGGGCCAGGCTAGGTAGGTCTTCAGCCTCAATCAAACGAGCGGCGTAGTGGAGGCTGGCATTGACATCGCTACCCCGAATGGATTTTTGTAGGGCTGAGAGAATGTCGTAGTGGGCATCGCCGTTCTTGTCCATGCTGATGTAGGACTTTTGCAAGCTATTTTCCACGGCATCCAGATCAATGTGGCGACTGCCGTCGTCACTTTCCTTGGTAGAAAGCACAGCCAGCTCTAGTGAATTATAGGCGGCACGAAGGTCACCGTTGGTAGCATTGGCTAGGAAGTCTAGAGCCTCAGGTTCAATGGTGACGGGGAAGTCAAAACCACGTTCGCTGTCTGTCAGAGCCAGTTCCAAGGCTTGTCGGATATGGCTGGTTTGCAAAGGCTGCAATTCAAAAATCTGAACCCGACT
Protein-coding regions in this window:
- the recA gene encoding recombinase RecA; translation: MAKKPGKKLEDITKKFGDERKKALDDALKSIEKDFGKGAVMRLGERAEQKVQVMSSGSLSIDIALGAGGYPKGRIIEIYGPESSGKTTVALHAVAQAQKEGGIAAFIDAEHALDPAYAAALGVNIDELLLSQPDSGEQGLEIAGKLIDSGAVDLVVVDSVAALVPRAEIDGDIGDSHVGLQARMMSQAMRKLSASINKTKTIAIFINQLREKVGVMFGNPETTPGGRALKFYASVRMDVRGNTQIKGTGDQKDQNVGKETKVKIVKNKVAPPFKEAVVEIMYGEGISRTGELIEIGSNLGIIQKAGAWYSYNGEKIGQGSENAKKFLADNPAIFDEIDRKIRIHYGLIEADEEQEVVEAEEKTIAVEDIQDVVLDLDGGIELED
- a CDS encoding competence/damage-inducible protein A; translation: MKAELIAVGTEILTGQIVNTNAQFLSEKCAELGIDVYFHTAVGDNEQRLLSVLEIASKRSDMVILCGGLGPTEDDLTKQTLATFLQKELVVDELAMAKLDRFFASRPGRVRTPNNERQAQIVEGSQALQNPAGLAVGGMLEQDGVTYIVLPGPPSELKAMFSESLLPFLTQSQQQLYSRVLRFFGIGESQLVTVLADLIDKQTDPTLAPYAKVGEVTLRLSTKADSQEEANVRLNQLEEEILQRDHLRDFFYAYGDDNSLVKTVATLLEEEKQSLGILEHGTGGLLQAELSLALAGQPYYSGGKIIGQLGTESGGLSEEASRIREELQADLGLVVSVAVEPESTIDNVLARVYLALASTSGISKKEVDLGGYSWQYLRQLACLQALDFVRNTL
- the ruvX gene encoding Holliday junction resolvase RuvX, which translates into the protein MRIMGLDVGSKTVGVAISDPLGFTAQGLEIIPIDEDKGEFGLERLTELVEQYKVDKFVVGLPKNMNNTSGPRVEASQAYGDLLTERYKLPVDYQDERLTTVAAERMLIEQADISRGKRKKVIDKLAAQLILQNYLDRTF
- a CDS encoding sigma-70 family RNA polymerase sigma factor, which translates into the protein MKFEQTYAKVSGIVHKARQEFYIKLWEKSDWDQEGMMVLYELLEKQPQLYDDKEKLYVYFKVKFRNHIKDVIRKQESYKRKFDRMAHEDIHDLSHVVKSPGLVNDEFILLQDMLQSYRQQLNSEQLEQYEKLMAGQSFSGRKQMIRDLQDYLADFK
- a CDS encoding nucleotidyltransferase family protein gives rise to the protein MSGELEKYLRANSDIIRILEIVRELDLKDSWLCAGTIRNFIWNQYHFDRTTDVDIVFFDEGISYEKTLEIENYLHYMYPEYKWELKNQVFMHIHSPNSLPYQSSKDAIEKFPERCTAVGVRLLKEGNMELFAPFGLEDIYQYRVRPTPHFLADKNRMQLYKTRASKKNWDHKWPQIIISFEE
- a CDS encoding replication-associated recombination protein A, which translates into the protein MPANLALRMRPKSIDEVIGQEHLVGPGKIIRRMIDANMLSSMILYGPPGIGKTSIASAIAGTTKYAFRTFNATTDNQKRLQEIAEEAKFSGGLVLLLDEIHRLNKTKQDFLLPLLENGNIIMIGATTENPFFSILPAIRSRVQIFELQPLQTSHIRQALELALTDSERGFDFPVTIEPEALDFLANATNGDLRAAYNSLELAVLSTKESDDGSRHIDLDAVENSLQKSYISMDKNGDAHYDILSALQKSIRGSDVNASLHYAARLIEAEDLPSLARRLTVIAYEDIGLANPEAQIHTVTALEAAQKIGFPEARILIANVVIDLALSPKSNSAYQAMDAALADLRKNGHLPIPNHLRDGHYAGSKELGNAIGYQYPHAYPEKWVDQQYLPDKLLHADYFTANDTGKYERALGMTQEKIKNLKKNNR
- the spx gene encoding transcriptional regulator Spx, giving the protein MIKIYTVSSCTSCKKAKNWLNAHQLSYNEHNLGKEAITKEEILNILTKTENGIASIVSSKNRYAKSLDFDIEELSVNEVIDLITSNPRILKSPILIDEKRLQVGYKEDDIRAFLPRSVRNVENAQARMRAAL
- a CDS encoding DUF1292 domain-containing protein: MAHHHDHEHDHNHDEPELITLVDDQGNETLFEILLTIDGQEEFGKNYVLLIPASAEEDENGEVEIQAYSYIENENGTEGDLQPIPEDATAEWDMIEEVFNSFMEEE
- a CDS encoding IreB family regulatory phosphoprotein, giving the protein MGFTEETVRFRLDDTDKQEISKTLISVYRSLEEKGYNPINQIIGYVLSGDPAYIPRYNDARNQIRKHERDEIIEELVRYYLKGNGIDL